From the genome of Gloeomargarita sp. SKYB120:
CACAAAGGATTATCTTGTCACAATTGATTGATACAGCTAAGTCATCTATGCTTGTCACCTTTTGGGTTGCAGGGTTCAGCCCCGTTGCTGAGACTCCATCCCACGCGAAGGTACTATACAACGCTAAACTGGGGAAAAAGGGAAGTCTGACCCAGTGATGCGACGCATTGATGTCCTGCTGATTGGACTAGCTTTGTTAGGGGCTGGAGGCGGACTCTACGGCCTGTTGCGGGTATTAGGGCTAGATAGTCTGGCGGCAGGAGTCTGGACCCAGGGCATTTTGATCGGCGGTTTGATCCTGTGGGTCAGCACCTACGCAGTGCGGGTGGTGCGCAAAGATATGACCTACCATCGCCAGCGGGAACGCTACGACCGAGCCTGGCTAGAGCACCGGATTGCCCAGTTGTCCCCCGAAGAACTGGCCCGCCTGCAACGGGAGATTGAGAGTCAGGATTAGTCGCTGACCCGCGCCACCACCAGTGTCATATCATCTTCGGCGCGACCTCGCGTGCCGACAAAGGCTTTCACCCGCATGAACAGGTATTTCAGGATGTCCTGAGGTTCGGTGTGTAAACTGCAGGCCTCCTGCACGGCCTG
Proteins encoded in this window:
- a CDS encoding DUF3007 family protein — translated: MRRIDVLLIGLALLGAGGGLYGLLRVLGLDSLAAGVWTQGILIGGLILWVSTYAVRVVRKDMTYHRQRERYDRAWLEHRIAQLSPEELARLQREIESQD